ATTTGCATCAGCTGCATAGGCAAACCCTAATGGAATCGCCCCATTAGCAGTCTGCAATAGACCATCATTGGTCACCGTAAAATCCTTATCATTCGTTGCAATAGGTTCTCCATTCACATCTAAAACATAATATCCTTCATTCGTCACTAAAAAGCCCGCACCGTCTACTGTAAAGTTTCCATTTCGTGTATATCGGACATCTCCAGCTTCATTTTGCACCGTAAAAAACAATGCTCCAGTTTCATCAGGCAAATTGCGTTGCACTAGTGCAAAGTCAGTGGGAATCCCTGTTTCTTGGATGTCTCCCTGGTTAAAATTCGGAATCATTTCCTGTACGTACACTCCCGTATTTAAAGAACCGATCGGCTGTTGAATAGGTACATATGTTTTATTTTGTATAGGAAGCTCTTTTCCTGCCATTTGATTCATCAACATTTCAGGAAAAGCGCGCAAAGTTGTTTGATCTGCTTTATAACCGGGGGTATTAGCATTGGAAATATTATTAGCAAAAGCCTCCTGCTGCCGTTGTTGCGCAATCATACCGTTAGCAGCTGTGTAAAAGCCCCTTAACACTGGCGTTACCTCCCTTTCTTGTATCTAGAAAACTTAAATAACTTTTTTCCGATCTACTTTGTCGATATTTTCCAACATGATACCGGTTCCCTTAGCTACACAATTCATTGGCTCTTCCGCAATAAATACAGGAACCTTTAATTCTTCTGCCAATAACTCATCAACGCCATGAATTAATGCGCCGCCTCCAGTTAATATAACACCTCGATCAATAATGTCTGCAGAAAGCTCTGGAGGTGTACGTTCTAAGACGGATTTTGCTGCTTGTACAATAAGATAGACAGACTCACGCAATGCTTCTTCAATTTCTTTGGAGTTTACTTTAATAGTTCGCGGCAAACCAGAGACCATATCACGCCCTCTAATTTCCATTTCTTCATTACGCGCGCCTTGAAATACGGTAGCGACATTAATTTTTATTTCCTCTGCCGTTCGCTCACCGATCAACAGTTTATATTTCTTCTTTATGTATTGAAGAATTTCACTATCAAAATTGTCACCGGCCATTTTGATGGACTCAGACGTTACAATATCCCCCATGGATAGTACAGCAACATCTGTTGTACCACCACCGATATCAACGACCATATTCCCACTCGGCTGGAATATTTCCATTCCTGCACCGATAGCAGCTACTTTAGGTTCTTCTTCTAAATAAATCTTTTTCCCACCTGATTTTTCGGCAGCTTCTTTAATGGCTTTTTGCTCCACTTTGGTAATATTTGTCGGACAGCATATCAAAATTCTTGGTTTTGATAGCAAGCCCTTTACATTAATCTTATTAATGAAATGTTTGAGCATCGCTTCCGTAACATCAAAATCGGCAATTACGCCATTCTTTAATGGTCGAATAGCTTCAATATTTCCAGGTGTCCGACCTACCATTTTCCTTGCTTCCTCGCCAACTTCCAACACTTTTCCTGTATTCCGATCCATAGCAACCACAGACGGCTCATTCAACACAATCCCTTTTCCCTTAAGATGAATTAAGACATTGGCTGTCCCAAGATCGATTCCTATATCCCTTGAAAACATGGGCTAATATCCTCCTAATTACATACTATATCTTATTTTGTCCATACTGCTTCTAATATACTATTTTAACACAATTATCTACTTTTAACTGCAGTTTATTTAAATTTTGTAAAAAAACGTCGGATACTATATCAGAATAGGCATTACTTGCAAAATTACATGCGTCATTGCCTTTTAACGAGACGTCCCACATTAAAATCGAAAAAATCGGATTCACCCTCTATACCGACATTGTAAAAAATAAGGCAGCTAGCTTGAAATGTGAACTTCGGCTAATTTCCATATAAATCCAGTAATCAGTTGATACCTTACTTCCCTAAGAAAAAAATGCCAGAGCAGGAACTATTCATGTAATGAAAGCTATAGCAAATTCATCATTTTTATAAGAAAGGAAAACATTCACCTAAAATTCCTTTACTTATATTAAGATTATCTTTGAACCCACCTAAATGCTGCATCCTCTTTATAAAAAAACAAATTCAGTGGAAGTGATTTTTTCCCCTCCACTGAACAACAGCTACTTACATATATCGTTTCGATCCTGTATATACTTTTCCTAGAAGAGGAATGATATGCTTATCCTACTGGCTTCACTTCTCTTTTTTTTGCTGATTCTGCATCCACTTTATATTTCTTCCTTGTTGCTTCGCCCCCTCGCAAATGTCTAATTGCCTTATGATGTTCAAGGATTTTTTTTACCTCGCTTGCTAATTCCGGATTTATTTCTGGTAATCTTTCCGTTAGATCTTTATGAACTGTACTTTTAGAAACACCAAATTCCTTCGCTATAACGCGAACTGTTTTTTTTGTCTCCACCAGATAATTTCCTATCCTGATTGTTCGTTCTTTGATGTAATCATGCACACCGTTCGCCTCCCTGAGTTGTATATTTCTGAGGTGATCGTTTGAGACAGGTGTTTTATAATTTGGTTTGAATGAAAGTTAGGGCTCCTATCCTGTTGAAATTTTATGTAGACGTATAATCTTGCCATCAATAAAAAGATTAAAAATTCTGTATTTTAAACCTGTAAAAAGTACAATAGCTACGTTTGTCAGACTGATTAACATCCCCATATGCTCTTCACCTCAGACACTTCTGTTTTATTGGTTTGTATAAGTTTATTATGATGGGAGAAGGATTATGCTTAAAAAACCACCTTGTGCACACTAGACAAGCCAATTCTAAAAAACTAAGATAAACTGAAACTTCAATCCGTGGGGTTTTTCATTCATCCATTACGGATTGTTAGTACCGTAATGGTATGAACTAAGGCTTTTGAACCGGACATTTAGGTGCTGCTATCTCCTACTTAGACTTGTTTGTGTACAGATTATCCAACTCCTGAAGTTGGAGTCTTACAGCGGGATAAAAATGGAGCAACTAAAGCTTACCTAGAAACATAGAAAACGCCTTTGATAGGGTCATCAAAGGCGCTCCTGCTTGCTGAAGCAATAAGCAGACGTATCCATTAACTGTTTAATTCTGGGTCCATTTCTTCTGTTGCATCTGGATTATCTGCTTCATCTGATTCTTTATCTGATTTTTCGTTCGCATCTTCAGCTTCCTCAGAAGAAGGCTCGTCTCCTTGCTCTCCTTCAGCTTCATCATTTTCAGACTGTTCCGCTTCTTTTTGTGCATCTACATCTTCAGATTTTTCCTCTGTTACTTTGCTCAAACTACTTACTGGTTGATTGAAGTACGCTTCTGGATTAACCTCGTTATCGTCCTTGCGTAACTCAAAGTAAACATGGGTTCCACTGTCTTTAGCGAATACACTCTTTCCTGCTATCCCTAATGTGTCACCTTGCTTTACTTCAGATCCTGGTTTGACATTTACTTCTTCAAGGCTTGCATAATAGGTGGTTACATCATCTTCATGGGCCAATACAACAACATTTCCAAGTAATGGGTCTTCTTTCACTTCTGTAACCTCACCACTTAAAGCTGCGACAACATCAAATGATTCGCCACTCGCAGAAGCAATATTCACTCCATCACTTTCATAATATTTATTGTTGTACAAAACCAATGCTTGTTCTTGCTCTTCTTGTTCAGCATTGTAATCATAAAATTTAGTTACGATTTCTGCTTCTTCTGGGTTTGTAACAGGCATTTGTATCGTTTCCTGTTGTTCTAACACAGGTTCAGCTCTTTCTCCATGCTCTGCTGGAATAAATTCATCTGTTTCTTCTTGAGCATCAGGTACTTGATTGTCTATGTTTTGATACCAAACAACAACAGATAACAATACAGCGGCAATCGTTAAATAGACAGCTGGGAAGAACCATTTTTTACGAAAAATCCGACTCCACTTATTTTTTGAAGTCCCTTTGTTTTCCTCTTTCATAGATCATCACCTCAACAATCATTCTGATCAGAAAAAGGAATTTATATACATCTATCAAAAAATATTTTGGATTTTACCGTATTTTTTCGCAAAATAAGGGGAAATTAAGAAGATTCGTTTTCAATACTTGTCTAAAATGGAAGATACACAGCTTAGCCCTGCAAATATTAGGGAGCATCCAACATATCGCTTTAATAGAATCGAAAGACATTACCCAACTACTTTATGTGAAGAAAAGCTTAATGATAGAAGCTTGTTTACGTGTTTGTTTGTCATTTGTACTATAAAAATAAAGTCAATTTTCCACCAATTGCATGTTCTGTACCTTCCCTGATGGTTAAGTACTGTAATCTAAAACGACTCTAACTAAATTGAACATTTGATTTGCAGTTGGGTCTTAAACTTATCTTCCTAAAGTTTACTTCGTAGGATAGAAGGTAGATTTTACTACTAATCATGCGAAGTAACCTATTAAAAACCATTGTTTCTCAATATCCCCCTAATTTAACATAAGTGGACAGTTAGAGTTTTGCGGCGCCTTACGTTCGGAATAAAAAAACCTCGCCTATTTTGCGACGAGAGTTGGGGCTGTATCATTGATCGTGCTTATTTTTACATCCTGATAATAATATTGAACAATATCTTGATAGGTTTTTCCTTCTTTCGCCATACCATTTGCCCCGTATTGACTCATTCCTATCCCATGACCAAACCCTTTCGTTGTAAAGATAAAGTGGTTGTTTTTTTGTTCGATAGTAAAATCACTGGAGCGCAATTCTAGCTTTTCTCTAATTTTTCTGCCAGAGAAAGCATGCTTTGCTAATTGAAGTTCTTCCACACGATTGCTGTCTGTTCGGGTTATATTAACAGGAAGCGGAAATTGATTCGGTAAGTCCACCTCTAATGTTTCCTCCAATTGCTGTAATGAAAACGTCTTTTGATCTAAAAACTTAGGTGATTCTTCATCCCAGGGACTTTTCACACTACGTAAATATGGCAGCTTATTTTCCCAGTAGTCCTCAGAATTCTCCGTATATCCATTACTAGTAGAGAAAAAAGCAGGGGTAATTGGTGCGTCTTTATATGTTAATACTTCTCCTTTTGTTTCCGAAACCGCTTCTTTCACCTTTTTCATTTTCCAATCGAAATCACTTCCCCACTGCTTTTGTAATTGTCCTTCGTCCTTATATACTTGATGCTGGACCGTATCCGTGACATCGGAATCTTTCTTGGCAGATCCGCCATGCAGCTTTTGGTTAACGATATATGTTCTTGCAGCAAGTGACTGTGCTTTTAATGCTTCTGGTTCAAAATCTGCCGGCATTTCAGAAGCTACAACACCAACTACATACTCTTCTAAGGGGATACCTTCCACTTTGTTTACTCCGGAGCGCATAACAGACACAGAGAAAGGGGAATTACCTAACTCGATATCTTGCTTAGGAGCTTTGTCACGATGTGCTGTTGGTGGAGCTTTCGCCGCCTTTTCGTCACCCTTACTATAGGGAACAACAATTAATGTTGGGACCACAAGGATAATCGTGATTAAGCAAACTAACAAAATGGCAGAAGGAACTTTCCACAGCAGCTGCCTTGACTTTTTTTGTAAATAATAAGGTTTTTTGGGCGCAAGCCATTGTTTTTTATTTGCTAGCGGCTGTCTTACTAATTGTTTTTGCTGCATAGAATTTTGCTGCTTGGCTTTTACTTTTTTCATCAATAGTGCGTTTCGTTTCTTCCACTCTTTAGATCCGCTTTTCTTTGAATATTTGCTAGGTTTCATTGCCTACCCCCTTCAACATGATTTTAATCTAGCAGTCCTATTAAGATATATATACATGAGTTTTTTAAAAT
This genomic interval from Virgibacillus pantothenticus contains the following:
- a CDS encoding flagellar hook-basal body protein, producing the protein MLRGFYTAANGMIAQQRQQEAFANNISNANTPGYKADQTTLRAFPEMLMNQMAGKELPIQNKTYVPIQQPIGSLNTGVYVQEMIPNFNQGDIQETGIPTDFALVQRNLPDETGALFFTVQNEAGDVRYTRNGNFTVDGAGFLVTNEGYYVLDVNGEPIATNDKDFTVTNDGLLQTANGAIPLGFAYAADANTMVKEGNDLYTGDVEAVPADATFSVKQGFLERSNVDTLQAMTQMMESYRLFETNQRVLKAYDQSMEKAVSEIGRLV
- a CDS encoding rod shape-determining protein, whose amino-acid sequence is MFSRDIGIDLGTANVLIHLKGKGIVLNEPSVVAMDRNTGKVLEVGEEARKMVGRTPGNIEAIRPLKNGVIADFDVTEAMLKHFINKINVKGLLSKPRILICCPTNITKVEQKAIKEAAEKSGGKKIYLEEEPKVAAIGAGMEIFQPSGNMVVDIGGGTTDVAVLSMGDIVTSESIKMAGDNFDSEILQYIKKKYKLLIGERTAEEIKINVATVFQGARNEEMEIRGRDMVSGLPRTIKVNSKEIEEALRESVYLIVQAAKSVLERTPPELSADIIDRGVILTGGGALIHGVDELLAEELKVPVFIAEEPMNCVAKGTGIMLENIDKVDRKKVI
- the spoIIID gene encoding sporulation transcriptional regulator SpoIIID, with translation MHDYIKERTIRIGNYLVETKKTVRVIAKEFGVSKSTVHKDLTERLPEINPELASEVKKILEHHKAIRHLRGGEATRKKYKVDAESAKKREVKPVG
- a CDS encoding M23 family metallopeptidase — translated: MKEENKGTSKNKWSRIFRKKWFFPAVYLTIAAVLLSVVVWYQNIDNQVPDAQEETDEFIPAEHGERAEPVLEQQETIQMPVTNPEEAEIVTKFYDYNAEQEEQEQALVLYNNKYYESDGVNIASASGESFDVVAALSGEVTEVKEDPLLGNVVVLAHEDDVTTYYASLEEVNVKPGSEVKQGDTLGIAGKSVFAKDSGTHVYFELRKDDNEVNPEAYFNQPVSSLSKVTEEKSEDVDAQKEAEQSENDEAEGEQGDEPSSEEAEDANEKSDKESDEADNPDATEEMDPELNS
- the spoIID gene encoding stage II sporulation protein D — protein: MKPSKYSKKSGSKEWKKRNALLMKKVKAKQQNSMQQKQLVRQPLANKKQWLAPKKPYYLQKKSRQLLWKVPSAILLVCLITIILVVPTLIVVPYSKGDEKAAKAPPTAHRDKAPKQDIELGNSPFSVSVMRSGVNKVEGIPLEEYVVGVVASEMPADFEPEALKAQSLAARTYIVNQKLHGGSAKKDSDVTDTVQHQVYKDEGQLQKQWGSDFDWKMKKVKEAVSETKGEVLTYKDAPITPAFFSTSNGYTENSEDYWENKLPYLRSVKSPWDEESPKFLDQKTFSLQQLEETLEVDLPNQFPLPVNITRTDSNRVEELQLAKHAFSGRKIREKLELRSSDFTIEQKNNHFIFTTKGFGHGIGMSQYGANGMAKEGKTYQDIVQYYYQDVKISTINDTAPTLVAK